Genomic DNA from Prevotella intermedia ATCC 25611 = DSM 20706:
GCTCTACAATATAGCCTATCAAAAAATGCTGAAACGCTGTTTCACCAAAGAGAATATAGCAGCAGCAGAGAGCAATGCACAGCAACAATTCGAGAAAATGCTAAGGGCTATGGGTTACAAACATGTGCGAATAGAATTTGAAAAGACAGACAGCACAAAGATAAAGGATTAACAATAAAGAACGTTTAAGAGGTAAAAAGATGTATTCAAACTTAAGACCATACTACACACACTACAAATCGCTGACACAATTGGGCCTGCCCATCATTATCGGACAAATAGGAACAATCATTCTTGGACTTGCCGATACGCTTATGATTGGGCAGCACAGTACAACGGAATTAGGTGCAGCAGCTTTTGTAAACAATATGTTTGTATTGGTTTTGGTGTTCGGAATGGGCTTTGCCTATGGCTTGACACCTATCGTTGGTTCGCTTTTCGGACGTGAGGAAAACAACAAGATAGGCGGAATGTTCAAGCAGGCACTCCTATTGAATACGCTATTGGCAGCTTTGCTCGTAGGAATAATGTCGCTGCTCTATATAAATCTTGGCAATTTAGGGCAGCCTGAGGAGTTGTTGCCACTGATGCGACCTTACTTTATCGTAAACCTCATATCGCTACCCTTCGTTTCTTGGTTCAATACCTTCAAGCAATTGTCCGACGGAACAACCGATACGAAGACGCCAATGTGGATTATGCTGGGCGGAAACCTGCTCAACATCGTGGGCAACTACGTTTTAATATATGGCAAATTAGGCTTTCCTGAATTGGGATTGTACGGTGCAGGTATTTCAACAATGTTCTCACGAATGATGATGGCAGTGGTATTTGCCATTATTTTCTTCACATCGAAACGGTACAAAGCATACCATCACGGCTTTTCCACGCAGTCTATCAACCGTGCTGACCTTACTTTACTCTTCCGAATAGGCGTTCCTCTAAGCCTGCAAATGGGTATGGAGACAGCAGCTTTCAGCTTAAGCTCTATCATGGTGGGCTGGATTGGAACAAAAGCATTGGCAGCACATCAGGTAATGCTTTCCATTTCGCAGCTTTTCTATATGGTCTATTACGGTATGGGGGCAGCAGTAGCAATTCGTGTGAGCTACTTTACAGGACAACGCGACTACAAAGCGGTGCGTCTTTCCTCGTCGGCAGGCTTCCATCTCATTATGCTGATTGCCTTCATAGTAGCCATTCCCGTATTCATTTATCGCAACAGCATGGGTGCAATCTTCACCGATAGCGAGGAAGTTTGCAGTATGGTGGCACAGCTTATATGGCCATTGATAATTTATCAAGTAGGCGACGGCTTGCAATGTGCATACGGAAACGCCATGCGTGGGCTTTCGTACGTGAAGCCTCTCGTACCGACATCGTTTGTTTCTTTCTTCTTGATTAGCTTGCCAATAGGTTATCTGCTTGGCATTCAGTTTGGTTTCGGACTTCCCGGAATATGGTATGCCTTCCCATTCGGACTGACTGCAGCAGGTTTGCTCTATCAATACTACTTCAACAAGCAGCTAAAGAAGTTGAGCGAAAAAGAAAAATAGTTGCTAAAAACAGATTACATACCTTCTTCTTCCGCCATTTCCAATTCGGTTTTTGGCTTCTCTTGAAGTGTGCTTTCAGCAGCATCGCTTTCGGTATCAATCTGTGCAGACGATGTAATCTTCAGTGCGCCAAGATTGCTAATCGTTATATCAATCGGAATAAATTCGTCGCTATTAGGGTCGGGAGAGCCTACGCTGGCACCAAACTTTAAGTAATTGCCTTCCACCTTATCGAACATAAAGCCGATGAAAGCACCGTTTCTGCCATACTTATTATCAGTGAACTCCTTGAAATCGCTCTTTTTAAACGTTCGTTTAAAGAATTCGGTGCCATCTGCACGAGTAATCAGAACCTCTACCTTATTGTCGTAATACTTCTTTCCATCGCTATCAGTTATCATAGGCAATTCCTTGTCAGCATGGCGTTGAATGGTAATAGTGTAGAGGCTGCCCAACCATTCCACTTGTTTCTTATATTCGAAATCGGAAAGCTGCTGTGGTTTGTCCGATGGTGCTGCCTGTGGCTTTATTTTAGTTATAATATTATCTGTCTTCTTTTCCTTCTTACACGAGGTTACAGCAACTGTAAGCAACCCGCACAGCAAGATTAATGATATGTTTCTTATAGCTTTCATCTGATAATAATAAATGTATATTATGCAAAAGTACTGCTTTTTCTGAAACCAACCAAATTGCAACCAAAATAAAACACCTACAAATGAAACCGTGAAAGCTATTTTTTCGATGTTCCCCAAACAAATATAACAATGTGTAACTATTGGTTCAATAGAAAGTTATTAGAGCAGTTGTTTCTCTTTTTCTTGCTTAATGCCGTAACTGAAAATCCCTCTTACTTTGTAAAGATAATTCCCTTAAAAAAGGATAACTGCGTTTTGGCATTGCGAAAGCGTAGGTTTTGCGTTGCAAAAGAGCCGCTTTTACCGTGCAAAACCTACGCTTTTGGAATGCGAAACAACACGTTTTATAACACACTGATGTATAGACAGTTACCGAATAGTTATGCTTGTGAAAAATGTTTACACTATTACGACCTATTTTTAGCCTATATTATAAGGAACACAAGCAAAATAAAGCAGCAATGAAACGGTGCTTTCTGTTTACAGAAAGTCAAGCTACACGGTTGTTCTCATAATTATCGATTGCTCCAACTACTTTAATTCAAGCGTGATATGGTATAAACCTGCGTACACTCCTTCTAAGTGCGTGAAGGATACAACAATAGCAAATTTATCGCCCACCTTATTGTGTTCAGGGTGTTCGAGCACGAAATTACCGCTCATAATGCGATAATCGCCACCACCAAGTACCTTGTAGCCATACGAAAGAGCGTCTTCGGCAAACTGAAGCATTTCTTCTTCCGACCACGTATAGATATTTATACGCTGCATTGTGAAGCGATTGTCTATACCTACACCCAAAAATCCCATTTGACGAGGGTACTTTCCCGTTACAATATCGCTGCCAGTAGTTTCGTTGTATTGCATATTATAACTGTAAGTCAGCTCTTTCTGCGCACCATGTCCTTTTATTACCTGTGCAAGTGTCAGTCCATATTCTGCTCCAATACCGTCAAAAAAGTTCATTTCGTTGGTACGTTGGTCATCGCTAACCAATAAATCATACAGAAAAGTAAACTTAAACTCACCTTTAGGACGAGGAACTTCGGCTGTCTTAACTGTATCAGCAACAGTTGTCAGCTGTACTTCTGCAAGTTCGGGTTGCAGTTTGTGATTAATTTCTTGCGCTGTATTCTGCACCGAGTCATTAATTACAGCAAGCGATTGTTCCATAACAAGCTTTTCGTCAGCACGATGACTTTCCACAAATGCGTCCTTACCAGTAGCCTTGTCTATGTACTTATCGGTGCCTCCCATATATTCGTTCACCTTTGTTCCGTTGTTCCAAACTGTTGTATATTCCAGATTTCCATACTCTGAATAAGTGTACGATGTTCCATTCAGCACTCCTTTCGCATAGTTTAGTTTCATACCAACGTTGCCATTGGCAAAAAACGACACCGCCCTACCATCAGCTTTTCCGTTGCTATACTGCATTATCGACTCTACCCTGCCCGATTTATAGAAAGTGCGGGCTACGCCAGTAAGCACCGTCTGCTTATCATTGATTTTACTAATACTTATGTAATGCTTTTCTGCATATAGCTGACCACTGATATAATAGTCATAAAACATTTTCTGTCCGCGGTCGTCCACCGCCAACAAACGATAGTAAGCAGCTTCATTAGCATTGTTTACGCCCTTCCAATTGCGATTATAGAAGATTGCGCCTTGGGGTATATGATGCTTCGCACCCGATTGTGCCAATACCGAAAAAGGTAGCAAAAGAAGGGTGAATAAAAAGAAAAGTCGTCTCATAAATTCTTAAATTATTATGCAAACATACAAAAAAAGTCGAAACCACGATAGTTTTCGACTTCTTTTTTCATCTTCTATTTTCTGTGCTTCATTGCTTTTATATGCCCTTTGCCTTGTTCGCAACAAAAACACCGACAAGTATCATGGCACTGCCGACATACGCAATAGGGGTCATGTGTTCGTTCAACACAAGCGCACTCATTATCACTGTTGTAACAGGATTAAAGTAAATATAGTTCGATGCACGCAATGCACCTAAGCGAGATATTACCCACGCCCACGCTGCAAAGCACACAAACGAGGCTATAACGCCGAGATACAGCAAGTTAAGGCCTATTATAGGCGTAAACAACTGCTCAAACGGAAACGCCCAAGGGTGCACGGCAAAGACGGGAGTTATCGTTATCAGTCCATAAAAAAAGACCTTACGCGTGATGAAAAACGGAGAATAGTGCGACGAGAAGTTCTTCATTACCAACGAATAAATAGCCCAACTCGTGGCAGCCGCTAATGCAAGGAAGTCGCCCAAGGGGTCAAGGTGCAACACAAAATGACCGTTGAAGATAACAAGGGCAACACCCAACAATGCAAACACAGAACCTGCAACAAGGGGAAGGCTCGCTTTTACACTTTTCAAGAACAACAACGCCAAGACCGTCGTAACCAATGGAGTTGTACAAACAATGAAACTAACGTCGTTTACAACCGCTAACTTCAAGGCATAGTTCTCTGTCAGGAAGTAAAGAGAACTACCGAAGATTCCCAACAGGAATACAATAAGCTCGTCTTTCAACGAGTCGCAGAACAGTTTCTTGGGCGAAATGAACCATATACATACATAAGCCAACAACGTTCGCAGCACATATATTTCCTCTGGCGATAGCCCCTTGTCTATCAACACACGGGTATTGACGAACGTTCCGCCCCAAATCATCACCACAACCAAAGCAACGACATGACCAAGAAGCCCGTTCGACTTGATATTAGTAATCTTTCCTTCACTATTCATAGGTGCAAAGGTACACAGGTTTTACAAATATTTAAAGCATAAACATAAGAAAAAATAATCCGATATCCGTATAAAGGAAACATATACAATATTTGTTTGTACATAGGAAAGGAGGCTAATCTGCACTGTTACTTTCGTTTCAATACTATCCGCGCTGTACTTTTCGAGTTGCTTGGCTCTACTCTGACATCATCGGTTAGTTTTTTTACCCACGAATCAGCAACAAAACGAAGTTTTCGATGTCGTTGAATGAGATACAAAGCAGGTTTATCTTCAACGACAAGAGATTCAGCAGAAGAATTTTGCGGAATATCTTTATCATCTTCATCAGTTACGTTTTCATCACGAACATCGTTCGAATCAACTTTCATTACAATCGGTCCACTATAATCGTAATGCTCTCGTGCCGTTTCTATATCAGCGTCAATGCAGAGCATTTTAGCACTGTCAATACAAGCCGTACCATTTATTTGCAGGTAATTTTCTGCTGTAACCTGCGCTGTCATAGGTTGTTTCGTTGTTTTAAAACTGAACGTTGGCACCGCATAAGGTTGCCAATAAGCTTTAAGCCACGCATCAAAACCTGGGCAAAAGCTTAAAAAAACAGCCTTAACTATTTCTGTTGGTAAGTTCTTTAGTTCTTCAATAAACTCTTCTTTACTGACATTCTTATTGGGAACCTGCGACTTTAGGAAATCATAAAAGCCAAACAACAAATCTGTTTGGTTTACTAACAGCCACTGTTGTGCTTTCCATTCCACCTTTACAATAGGCTTTATGCGGTTAAAAATCTGCTGAATTTGTTCTATTAGTTGCTTGTCTGCTTCGAATGTGAAGTTATTTGGTGCTGCAATCTTTGTTATATCGAGTTCGAAAGTAGTGCTATCAGCATCTGTTTCCAGTACTTTCAAACTGAAGTTATTATGCAACTCGCCATCAAACATATTCAACGAGAACATAAACTCCACATCGCTAAACAACCAATAGGGACTATGCTGCCAGTTTAAACTGGCAGCATAGTCGTAAGAAACATATTGCCCAACAACGAATTGTGGGCAATAATGCTTTTTATCTTGCGCTGTAGATACAAGCACAATAAGTGAAAATAAGACGAAAGATAATAGCTTTCTCATCTAAAAGCTGCTAATCTTACATTATTACCATAGTCCAATTGTGCTTGTCTTCTATGGTTCCGTATTGTATTCCACGCAGTGTTTCGTACAATTTCAGAGACCATGGACCTGGCTTTTCGCCGAAGTTGTAAGTCTTTCCTTCCTCTAAATCGTCCAAACGAGAGATTGGTGAGATAACCGCAGCAGTACCGCAAGCTCCTGCTTCCTCGAAAGTTGCGAGCTCTTCTTCAGGTATTGGGCGACGTTCTACCTTCATTCCGAGGTCTTCAGCTATCTGCATCAAACTCTTATTTGTAATAGAAGGCAAGATAGAAGTAGACTCTGGTGTTACGTAAGTGTTGTTCTTGATTCCAAAGAAGTTGGCTGCTCCGCACTCATCTACATACTTCTTTTCCTTGCAATCGAGGTAAAACTCCGACGCATAGCCCTTTTCGTGGGCAATCTGGTTGGCTTTCAACGATGCTGCATAGTTACCGCCCACCTTGTAAGTACCCGTTCCCAACGGTGCCGCACGGTCGTAATCGCGCATAATTACATACGGATTTGTAGAGAAACCACCTTTGAAGTAAGGACCAACAGGGGTAACAAATATCATAAACAGATATTCCGTAGCAGGACGAACACCTACTTGCGCACCTGTACCAATAAGCAATGGGCGAAGATAAAGTGTGGCACCGCTTTCATAAGGAGGTATATATGCTTCATTCAAGCGCACAACTTTCTTCACCATTTCTATGAAAAGTTCGGTTGGAGGTTCAGCCATTACGATACCACGGCACGTGCGTTGCAGGCGGGCAGCGTTTTCTTCAGGACGGAAGACACGCACTTTACCATCAGGACAACGGTATGCTTTCAGTCCTTCAAAAGCCTCTTGTCCGTAGTGCAGACAAGTTGCTGCCATGTGTATGTTGATGTTTTCGTCTGACGAAACTTCAATTTCTCCCCATTTTCCATCGCGATAATAGCAACGAACATTGTAATCTGTCTTCTGATACCCGAATGAAAGGTTCTCCCAATCTATTTTTTTCATAATCTTAAATTTTGTGCCTTGCTTCCAATCTGTCCCATAAAGGTTAGTTTGAAGTTTGGCGGTTAGTAATTGTTTTATAGTTTATAATTCGTTGTCTAATTTGGTCTTATTTTGTTTCAAGCAGTTTCTTTATTTCCTCATCGGTGTGTGTCAGCTTGTCTTTACACACCTTTATCAATCCTTGTGCCTTCTTTAATTCGCTTGCCATAGTATCTATGTCCATGTCGCCACGTTCCATTTTTTCTACAATAGCTTCCAATTTTCCAAGTGCTTCTTCGTATTTCATACTCTATTTCGTAAATTTCTATTTCGTTACTGCCGACGTTACGCTGCCCGTTTCAAGGCGTGTCGTAATCTCATCGCCTGCTTCCAACTCATTGGCATTGCGCACTATGTGTCCATTCTTATAAGTTAAACTGTAACCTAAACGCAACATTCGTTCTGGATTTACGGCATCGACACGCTGCGCAATCAGTTGTAAGCGATGCTGTTCTGCCATCAGTTTCCGTTCAATGGCTGGGGCAATCTTACCCGAAAGCAACTCTATGTTCATTCGTTGTTGCTGCAAATGCAATCCTGTACGTTGCAAAAGAGCGTGCCAATAGTCGTCCAAGCGTGCCTCTTCCCTGTTCCGTGCCATTGAAAACAGTATGGGAATGTGGGTTGAAAGCTGTTGCAGACGCATTTTCTCGCTTTGTATTTTGCGTTCCACTGCACGGTGAATAGCCACTTGAGCCTGCTCTATGCGATGCAATGTATTTGCCAAATGCTCTATCAGAAATGCCGCTGCTGCCGTTGGTGTCTTCGCTCTTGTGTGTGCCACCATATCGAGAATGCTCTCATCGCGTTCGTGTCCGATACCTGTTATAATAGGTAAAGGAAAGTTTGCCACATTCTCTGCCAATACCAACGTGTCGAATCCACTAAGGTCGGCAGTAGCTCCACCGCCACGAATGATAACCACGCAATCGAATTCGTCTTCTCGTTCGTTTATTTCGTTCAACGCCGCAACAATGCTTTGCTCTACTTGTTCGCCCTGCATAATTGCTCCGAAGAGTTCCGTTTGAAAGCCAAATCCATACTCATTACCGTGCAACTGGTTGCAAAAGTCGCCATATCCTGCTGCCGAAGCTGAAGAAATAACGGCAATGCGTTGCGCAAACAAAGACAGGTGCAACTCTTTTTGCAAGTCGAACACGCCTTCTGCCTTCAGCTGAGCGATGATTTCGTAGCGTTTGCGTGCCATATCGCCCATTGTGTATTCGGGATTAATATCGTCTACTATCCACGAAAAACCATACTGTGCATGAAACTGGGCGTGCACTTGCACCATTACCTGCAAGCCTGCACGAAGCTGTACGCCTGCGACACGTTCGAAATGTGTTCCTATAAGCGACCACGATGTGCGCCAACACTTTGCCGACGCACGTGCAATGGGCGTATTTGTGCGTTCGTCTTTCTCTATCAGTTCCAAGTAAAGATGCCCCCTGCTCTCTCTTGCTTCCGAAACTTCTGCTTCCACCCAATACGATTGCGGCATAGCAGTATTGATAAGTTCGGCAACCAAAGAGTTGAGTTCGTATAACGTCAGGGCTTTCTCCATATCTTCACTATCCTTTCAATCGCAAAGATAAGAATAAAATCGGAATAAAGCTATAATGGGTATAAAAATTTTTTATTTTTACAATATAGCCTTTATTCTTTGATTATAGAAGTCTATGAAAGCGTTTCTATTTTATTTCAACAACTCTGCACGCTTAACAATGCTACTTCTACAAAATCAACAAAAGGGTGTGGAAACAATGTGCTTTATAAGCGAGAAAAAGACAAAAGTATTGTAAATATTTTTCGCAGACGCATCTACAACATAACCCCCTCGCTATCAATGTGTTGTAAAACCTATTGTTTTGCATTCCAAAAGCGGCTGTTTTGCACGGTAAAAGCGTAGGTTTTGCAGCGCAAAACAGCCACTTTCGCAACGCCAAAGCGCAGTTATCACTTTTTAACAATATTATCTTTACAAAATCGCAGCTTAAATGTAGGGGTTCGACTCGTTGCCTTCATCATATTTAGGCTGCTTTTTCTTTAGTGCAGGAACGTGATGAATCACGCCCTTACGTGCCAGTGTGCATTATAATTTCCCTCAACAAGCAGCAACTGCCCCACAGCTTTATTCATCGAAACCAAGCTAACGGCATTAATATTTCGCAAAGATTTGCTGGAAAAACACGATGCGAAGAAGATTGCGGGCACTGACTATGCGCTGGGCTTGCGCCTGGTAGGCAGGGCAAGCAAGCAGCTGTTCCACGTTGGCACTGTAATAGGTGCTGTCCGTAACACCCTCTTTCAGCAGGTTGTTGCCCAAGCACATATACTTCGTATTGCGGAAAGCAAAGGGTGCAAGCGTAGCCAATATGTCGTCGTGGCTTCCCCAACGATTGGTCATACTACGATGACTTTCTTTGCGGAGATAGGGTGGCAGGTAGATATAGAGCGGTACGGAACGCTCCCAACGCTTGTTTACCTGTGTGTAATCAATAATAGAGCGCACGTTGTGGTCGCCCGATATGATGACAATCGTGTTTTCGGCAGCCTTCGATTGCTTGAATTTATCGAGGAAATCGCCCAAGGTCTTGTTGGCATAACGAAAACCTGTGATGTACTTTTGCAACACCTTGTGGTTCTTTTCGGCAAAGCATACATTATTATAATAGTCGTCTGGCACTGCCTTCAGCTGCACGTCTTTGGGAAATTCAAACGGCGGGTGGTTGGTTGTAGTCATACACAGCATCATTTGCGGTTTAGCTGTATGTTGGTCTAACTGTTCTTGTATGCTTCGGAAAAGATGGTGGTCGAACACTCCGATGCTGTTATATTCGTATTCAGGGTGCTGCTCTTTCAGCGTGAACTTACCCGTAACCTTCTTGAACTGCTGGTGTTTCAGTGCTTCGGCACAGTTTTCCCACGCTACGTCCATACCCGAAATAAACTCCGTAGTGTAGCCACTTTCGTTAAAAGGCAACGCTACCGACGACGGCAAGCAATGGAAACGATAGGGCGATGAGAAGAAACGAGGAAACGGAACACAGCTCACGATATTCTCAATAGAAGCGATTGTGCCGTTGCCTACCGACTGGAAATTGCGAAAGAGCAAATCTTCTTTTAAATGGCGGCGCATTCCAAGCAGCATATCGCAGCGTGGGGTGTCTAAGTTCATCAGGTAGTTGCTCCAACTTTCCTCATAGATTATCAACACATTGGGCTGTTTGTGTGTCATCGTATCGGGCACAGTACGGAACAATGCCGTGCGCAGTGCAGCCAAAGTGTCGCCCTGCAAACGTATCGTATCCGAGTTTGTGTAAACGTTTATGGCTTCTTGCAGCGACTTGAACTTATATTCGGAGAGCAAACTCCCGATGCTACGAAAGGCAAAAGCGTTTTTCTTTTCCTTCATTGCCTTCTTCAACATATAGGCGGCATTGGGCACAAGGTCGTTAATCTGCTTACTGCTCGAGACAAACGAGTCTTCTACCTGCAAGGGGAAACGCCATACCGACCCACGAAGGCATACCACTTCGGCAACTAAAAACAGAACGATGAGGACGATAGTTTTGCGGTTTATTGCCAAACTTTCTTGCTTGTTTTCGCAGTTCAATGTACCTTTTGCAATCTTCTGGGCAAGTATGTAGATGACAAAACTTGCCAAGCATACCGCTGAAAGATAGAGTATGACGTGGTATTCTTCCCAAATGGTTTGCAGCAAACTCAACGGATTCTCATTGAAAAAGTCGAAGAAAGTAATGTTGATATGCGAATGGAAATTGCTGTAAAAGCCTATATCGACAAGCGCAAGTATGAGGAGGGCGATTTCGAGCACCACATAATAAGTACTGATGAACCTCGACAACCTGCCTGCTACACTTCTGTTGCGCACGAAAAGGCATACCAAAACAACAAGAAAAGGCAGAATGGCAACGTATGCAGCGACTTGAAGGTCGAAACGCAATGCGTTGAAAGCTGCAAAAGGCAACGACTTTGCATACGCTTCAAAAGTGGTAAAGGGCACAAGGCAGACAGCAAAAAGCAATCTGACAATGAAGAAAATGCTCACTATAACAAGCGTATGTTTTAGTATTTCAGTTAGTTTTGCAGCGAAATAATTCATCATTTATAGCTTTTAGACTTTAAAAAATCGGGTGCAAAGATATTATTTTTCTACAAAACGGAAAAGAGAATAAAACAAAAAAAGCAAATAATAAGATATAAAAACTTTGTGGATTAATGTTTATTTCTTATTTTTGCATATCAATAAAAGAACTATTCTATTTTATAAATAGGAAGACTCTGGAATTTGATTGAATTAAACTGAAAAAGCTTTTAAAGCTATAGATTTATGAATAATATCTTTCGTGGATTAGGAATAGCATTGGTAACACCATTCAAACAGAATGGGGAGATAGATTACGATGCCTTAGAAAGACTGATAGAATACCAAATAGAAAATGGTGCCGACTTCTTTACCATTTTGGCAACAACAGGCGAAAGCCCTTGCTTGTCGGCAGAAGAGAAAAACGAACTCACAAAAACTATCGTCAAGATAGTAGGCGGACGTGTGCCTATACTGAAATATTGCGGTGGCAACAACACTGCTGCCGTTGTGGAAGAGATAAGACAAACCGACTGGAAAGGCATAGACGGCATTCTCAGCATTTGCCCTTACTACAACAAACCCAGCCAAGAAGGATTGTACCAACACTTCAAAGCCATTGCAGAAGTAAGCCCACTGCCCATCGTATTATATAATGTGCCAGGACGCACAGGCGTGAATATGAAGGCGGAAACTACGGTGAGAATTGCTACCGACTTTCCAAACGTCGTGGCAATAAAGGAAGCTGCGGGCAGTTTGGAGCAGGTAGACGAAATCATAAAGAACAAACCGAAGCACTTCGAAGTGATTAGTGGCGACGACGCACTGACATTCCCAATGATTGCCAGTGGTGCAGCAGGCGTTATTTCGGTTATCGGCAATGCACTGCCCAAAGAGTTCTCGCGTATGATTAGGTTAGAGTTTAATGGCGAATACGATGCCGCACGCATCATTCACCACCAATTCACAGAACTCTACAAGCTGCTCTTCGTAGACGGGAACCCAGCAGGTTGCAAGGCTTTGCTGAACGATATGGGAATGATAGAAAACGTGTTGCGACTGCCACTTGTGCCCACACGTATCGAAACAAAACAGAAAATGAACGATATACTAAAAAAGATGAGACTTCATTAAGAAGCCTCATCTTTTTTTATCATAGTATTTTTATATTATTAAAATAAAGCTGCAGGAATGGTAATCTCGCCTGCAATGGATTTATTCATATACTTACGCACCATTTCGTGGTCGCTGTATTGCGCCTGAAGGAGCATAAGTTTGGTTAGCGCAGCTTCTACCGTTGTATCGTAACCGCTGATAACACCTGCTTCTTTCAGCTGATAGCCTGTGTCGTAACGGTTCATATCGGCTTGACCACTGATACATTGACTCACGTTTACTGTAACAACACCACGCTGAGAAGCCTCTTTGAGCAAGTTCATCAGCCAAGGAGAATGAGGAGCATTGCCGCTACCGTATGTACGCATAATGATGCCACGGAGTTCGGGTGCATCGAATACATGACGGACAATGTTCTCTTCAGCCCCTGGAAACAACGAAAGAACAAACACGTTGCTGTCCATTTCAAAATGGGGCACCATTGGTTTGGTGTAATCAGGCGTTAATATATGGTGTGTTTGGAAATTGAAACTCACACCCGCCTCGCAAAGATGAGGGAAGTTGAACGAATCGAAAGCGTTCAGTTCATCAGCATTCTGCTTTGTAGAACGGTTGCCACGCAGCAAGTGTCCGTTAAAATAAATACATACTTCGGGCACCATTGGTGTACCGTCGTGATGATGAGCAGCTGCCAATTCAAGACTTGTCATAAGGTTTTCCTTACCATCGGTGCGCAATTGTCCGATAGGAAGCTGTGAGCCAGTAAGTATAACAGGCTTCGTAAGATTTTCGAGCATAAACGACAATGCCGATGCCGTGTAAGCCATCGTGTCTGTACCGTGTAGGATAACAAATC
This window encodes:
- the xseA gene encoding exodeoxyribonuclease VII large subunit, producing the protein MEKALTLYELNSLVAELINTAMPQSYWVEAEVSEARESRGHLYLELIEKDERTNTPIARASAKCWRTSWSLIGTHFERVAGVQLRAGLQVMVQVHAQFHAQYGFSWIVDDINPEYTMGDMARKRYEIIAQLKAEGVFDLQKELHLSLFAQRIAVISSASAAGYGDFCNQLHGNEYGFGFQTELFGAIMQGEQVEQSIVAALNEINEREDEFDCVVIIRGGGATADLSGFDTLVLAENVANFPLPIITGIGHERDESILDMVAHTRAKTPTAAAAFLIEHLANTLHRIEQAQVAIHRAVERKIQSEKMRLQQLSTHIPILFSMARNREEARLDDYWHALLQRTGLHLQQQRMNIELLSGKIAPAIERKLMAEQHRLQLIAQRVDAVNPERMLRLGYSLTYKNGHIVRNANELEAGDEITTRLETGSVTSAVTK
- a CDS encoding branched-chain amino acid aminotransferase, with the protein product MKKIDWENLSFGYQKTDYNVRCYYRDGKWGEIEVSSDENINIHMAATCLHYGQEAFEGLKAYRCPDGKVRVFRPEENAARLQRTCRGIVMAEPPTELFIEMVKKVVRLNEAYIPPYESGATLYLRPLLIGTGAQVGVRPATEYLFMIFVTPVGPYFKGGFSTNPYVIMRDYDRAAPLGTGTYKVGGNYAASLKANQIAHEKGYASEFYLDCKEKKYVDECGAANFFGIKNNTYVTPESTSILPSITNKSLMQIAEDLGMKVERRPIPEEELATFEEAGACGTAAVISPISRLDDLEEGKTYNFGEKPGPWSLKLYETLRGIQYGTIEDKHNWTMVIM
- a CDS encoding DUF4738 domain-containing protein, translated to MKAIRNISLILLCGLLTVAVTSCKKEKKTDNIITKIKPQAAPSDKPQQLSDFEYKKQVEWLGSLYTITIQRHADKELPMITDSDGKKYYDNKVEVLITRADGTEFFKRTFKKSDFKEFTDNKYGRNGAFIGFMFDKVEGNYLKFGASVGSPDPNSDEFIPIDITISNLGALKITSSAQIDTESDAAESTLQEKPKTELEMAEEEGM
- the xseB gene encoding exodeoxyribonuclease VII small subunit encodes the protein MKYEEALGKLEAIVEKMERGDMDIDTMASELKKAQGLIKVCKDKLTHTDEEIKKLLETK
- a CDS encoding toxin-antitoxin system YwqK family antitoxin, whose amino-acid sequence is MRRLFFLFTLLLLPFSVLAQSGAKHHIPQGAIFYNRNWKGVNNANEAAYYRLLAVDDRGQKMFYDYYISGQLYAEKHYISISKINDKQTVLTGVARTFYKSGRVESIMQYSNGKADGRAVSFFANGNVGMKLNYAKGVLNGTSYTYSEYGNLEYTTVWNNGTKVNEYMGGTDKYIDKATGKDAFVESHRADEKLVMEQSLAVINDSVQNTAQEINHKLQPELAEVQLTTVADTVKTAEVPRPKGEFKFTFLYDLLVSDDQRTNEMNFFDGIGAEYGLTLAQVIKGHGAQKELTYSYNMQYNETTGSDIVTGKYPRQMGFLGVGIDNRFTMQRINIYTWSEEEMLQFAEDALSYGYKVLGGGDYRIMSGNFVLEHPEHNKVGDKFAIVVSFTHLEGVYAGLYHITLELK
- a CDS encoding DMT family transporter, with the protein product MNSEGKITNIKSNGLLGHVVALVVVMIWGGTFVNTRVLIDKGLSPEEIYVLRTLLAYVCIWFISPKKLFCDSLKDELIVFLLGIFGSSLYFLTENYALKLAVVNDVSFIVCTTPLVTTVLALLFLKSVKASLPLVAGSVFALLGVALVIFNGHFVLHLDPLGDFLALAAATSWAIYSLVMKNFSSHYSPFFITRKVFFYGLITITPVFAVHPWAFPFEQLFTPIIGLNLLYLGVIASFVCFAAWAWVISRLGALRASNYIYFNPVTTVIMSALVLNEHMTPIAYVGSAMILVGVFVANKAKGI
- a CDS encoding MATE family efflux transporter produces the protein MYSNLRPYYTHYKSLTQLGLPIIIGQIGTIILGLADTLMIGQHSTTELGAAAFVNNMFVLVLVFGMGFAYGLTPIVGSLFGREENNKIGGMFKQALLLNTLLAALLVGIMSLLYINLGNLGQPEELLPLMRPYFIVNLISLPFVSWFNTFKQLSDGTTDTKTPMWIMLGGNLLNIVGNYVLIYGKLGFPELGLYGAGISTMFSRMMMAVVFAIIFFTSKRYKAYHHGFSTQSINRADLTLLFRIGVPLSLQMGMETAAFSLSSIMVGWIGTKALAAHQVMLSISQLFYMVYYGMGAAVAIRVSYFTGQRDYKAVRLSSSAGFHLIMLIAFIVAIPVFIYRNSMGAIFTDSEEVCSMVAQLIWPLIIYQVGDGLQCAYGNAMRGLSYVKPLVPTSFVSFFLISLPIGYLLGIQFGFGLPGIWYAFPFGLTAAGLLYQYYFNKQLKKLSEKEK